The following are from one region of the Dermacentor albipictus isolate Rhodes 1998 colony chromosome 5, USDA_Dalb.pri_finalv2, whole genome shotgun sequence genome:
- the LOC135915971 gene encoding sulfotransferase 1C2-like isoform X1, whose amino-acid sequence MFHQASNKLAHLTECNLAKSNKPNLLYYKGMPLAGFLPRECIESACKYKPTKDDLYIVTYVKCGTTWTQHVVYLIQTGGVPPSNAEEFYRASPYIEAFGAECVQWMKKPGALKTHLRIQLLEYSPEAKYLVVARNPRDVVVSLQYHWHAFVGYHYNGTFDDAFEHFMNDEIDCGNFLTFYKDWYARSRDPNVLFVVYEDLKRDPQETILRIARFMSTEYEANLLKDDRKRLHDVVKYSSVDEMKKYTNGIIQDFFRGSFKLQGPEYEGFRQFHRGIHSAGVEAVNNVKYVRKGIVGDWKNHFSQEQLKRLNEKFQRETEGSDIANLWPDMNFLE is encoded by the coding sequence CTGAATGCAACCTGGCGAAGTCGAACAAGCCCAATCTGCTGTACTACAAGGGCATGCCGCTGGCTGGCTTCCTACCGCGAGAGTGCATCGAATCGGCCTGCAAGTACAAACCCACCAAGGACGATCTGTACATCGTCACGTACGTCAAGTGCGGCACCACGTGGACCCAGCACGTGGTCTACCTGATCCAGACGGGAGGCGTGCCGCCGTCGAACGCGGAGGAATTCTACCGGGCCAGTCCGTACATCGAGGCCTTCGGAGCCGAGTGCGTGCAGTGGATGAAGAAACCCGGCGCGCTTAAGACCCACTTGCGCATCCAGCTGCTGGAGTACAGCCCTGAGGCCAAATACCTCGTGGTCGCCCGCAACCCGCGTGACGTCGTTGTCTCTCTGCAATACCACTGGCACGCGTTTGTCGGGTACCATTACAACGGGACCTTTGACGACGCCTTTGAGCACTTCATGAACGACGAGATCGACTGCGGCAACTTCTTAACTTTCTACAAAGACTGGTACGCACGAAGCCGGGATCCCAACGTGCTTTTCGTCGTTTACGAAGATCTGAAGCGCGACCCCCAAGAAACGATTCTCAGAATTGCTCGCTTTATGAGCACTGAGTACGAAGCTAATCTCCTCAAGGACGACCGCAAAAGGCTCCATGACGTCGTGAAATACAGCAGCGTGGACGAAATGAAAAAGTACACCAACGGTATTATCCAAGATTTCTTTCGCGGCAGCTTCAAATTACAAGGCCCGGAGTACGAGGGATTTCGGCAATTTCATCGAGGCATTCATTCCGCTGGCGTGGAGGCGGTAAACAACGTCAAATATGTCCGGAAGGGAATTGTGGGAGACTGGAAGAACCATTTCTCTCAAGAACAGCTCAAACGTCTGAACGAGAAGTTCCAGAGAGAAACCGAAGGCAGCGACATCGCTAACCTGTGGCCGGACATGAACTTCCTTGAGTGA
- the LOC135915971 gene encoding sulfotransferase 1C2-like isoform X2 — translation MPLAGFLPRECIESACKYKPTKDDLYIVTYVKCGTTWTQHVVYLIQTGGVPPSNAEEFYRASPYIEAFGAECVQWMKKPGALKTHLRIQLLEYSPEAKYLVVARNPRDVVVSLQYHWHAFVGYHYNGTFDDAFEHFMNDEIDCGNFLTFYKDWYARSRDPNVLFVVYEDLKRDPQETILRIARFMSTEYEANLLKDDRKRLHDVVKYSSVDEMKKYTNGIIQDFFRGSFKLQGPEYEGFRQFHRGIHSAGVEAVNNVKYVRKGIVGDWKNHFSQEQLKRLNEKFQRETEGSDIANLWPDMNFLE, via the coding sequence ATGCCGCTGGCTGGCTTCCTACCGCGAGAGTGCATCGAATCGGCCTGCAAGTACAAACCCACCAAGGACGATCTGTACATCGTCACGTACGTCAAGTGCGGCACCACGTGGACCCAGCACGTGGTCTACCTGATCCAGACGGGAGGCGTGCCGCCGTCGAACGCGGAGGAATTCTACCGGGCCAGTCCGTACATCGAGGCCTTCGGAGCCGAGTGCGTGCAGTGGATGAAGAAACCCGGCGCGCTTAAGACCCACTTGCGCATCCAGCTGCTGGAGTACAGCCCTGAGGCCAAATACCTCGTGGTCGCCCGCAACCCGCGTGACGTCGTTGTCTCTCTGCAATACCACTGGCACGCGTTTGTCGGGTACCATTACAACGGGACCTTTGACGACGCCTTTGAGCACTTCATGAACGACGAGATCGACTGCGGCAACTTCTTAACTTTCTACAAAGACTGGTACGCACGAAGCCGGGATCCCAACGTGCTTTTCGTCGTTTACGAAGATCTGAAGCGCGACCCCCAAGAAACGATTCTCAGAATTGCTCGCTTTATGAGCACTGAGTACGAAGCTAATCTCCTCAAGGACGACCGCAAAAGGCTCCATGACGTCGTGAAATACAGCAGCGTGGACGAAATGAAAAAGTACACCAACGGTATTATCCAAGATTTCTTTCGCGGCAGCTTCAAATTACAAGGCCCGGAGTACGAGGGATTTCGGCAATTTCATCGAGGCATTCATTCCGCTGGCGTGGAGGCGGTAAACAACGTCAAATATGTCCGGAAGGGAATTGTGGGAGACTGGAAGAACCATTTCTCTCAAGAACAGCTCAAACGTCTGAACGAGAAGTTCCAGAGAGAAACCGAAGGCAGCGACATCGCTAACCTGTGGCCGGACATGAACTTCCTTGAGTGA